In one window of Verrucomicrobiota bacterium DNA:
- the phoU gene encoding phosphate signaling complex protein PhoU — MNVTNDRPLHGMPAGAELATPHLEASLQREVNRLRERLKEMSQLGERALDTAVQALVTRNNQLAYSVILRDQYIDELEKEIDRLCLEFLVRQQPVASLLRFAYAAIKINLELERVGDYAESVARQTLKLLALDITVPTERYVEMGNLSGKMLHDSITAFVDQNAELARKTMETEELVDKLKSSLNRDLVNLYREGKLPFEALNPLMMIARRLERVSDQANNVCEEVLYLCTGEYAKHKGTDQFRVLFVEETNSCYSQMAEALGNSLANEKFIFSSAGLKTAAIDPVAIEYMKEKGVDLSRQQSKTLEHIPNLEHYQVVVVFDRQLTRSLGAVSRKTLVFDWQPATPVAGETETIKRAALENAYKYLGVHIRDLMQAILGSEIESSKNR; from the coding sequence ATGAATGTAACAAATGACAGGCCATTGCATGGCATGCCGGCGGGCGCCGAACTCGCCACGCCGCACTTGGAAGCCTCGCTGCAACGCGAGGTGAACCGGCTGCGTGAGCGGCTCAAGGAAATGAGCCAGCTAGGGGAACGGGCGTTGGACACCGCCGTGCAAGCCTTGGTTACACGGAACAACCAGCTCGCGTATTCAGTCATCCTGCGCGACCAGTATATTGACGAACTGGAAAAGGAGATAGACCGCCTCTGCCTGGAATTTCTGGTGCGCCAGCAACCCGTGGCCTCCCTGCTGCGATTTGCGTATGCGGCGATCAAAATCAATCTCGAACTCGAACGGGTGGGCGATTACGCGGAGAGCGTTGCCCGGCAAACGCTTAAACTGCTGGCCCTGGACATCACGGTGCCGACCGAACGGTATGTGGAGATGGGGAACTTATCCGGCAAAATGTTGCATGATTCCATCACGGCCTTTGTGGATCAGAATGCAGAGCTGGCGCGGAAAACCATGGAAACCGAGGAACTGGTGGACAAGCTTAAGAGCAGCCTGAACCGGGACCTGGTGAACCTCTATCGCGAAGGGAAGCTGCCGTTTGAAGCGCTGAATCCGCTAATGATGATTGCCCGCCGTTTGGAACGAGTATCCGACCAAGCCAACAACGTCTGCGAAGAGGTTCTTTATCTTTGCACCGGCGAATATGCCAAGCATAAGGGAACCGATCAATTCCGGGTGCTGTTCGTCGAGGAAACCAATTCGTGCTACAGCCAGATGGCCGAGGCATTGGGCAACAGTCTGGCGAATGAAAAATTCATTTTCAGCAGCGCGGGATTGAAAACTGCGGCAATAGATCCGGTCGCCATCGAGTACATGAAGGAAAAAGGTGTGGATCTTTCCCGGCAGCAATCGAAAACGCTGGAACACATCCCCAATTTGGAACACTACCAAGTCGTGGTGGTCTTTGATCGGCAACTGACCCGGTCGCTGGGCGCGGTATCCCGAAAAACCCTGGTGTTCGATTGGCAGCCAGCCACCCCGGTCGCCGGAGAAACCGAGACGATAAAACGCGCCGCCTTGGAGAACGCCTATAAATATTTGGGTGTTCATATCCGGGACTTGATGCAAGCCATTCTGGGCAGCGAAATTGAATCCTCAAAAAACAGATAA
- a CDS encoding TIM barrel protein: MILMGIGDEAGANLDLQIKATTALGWKHIEMRGVEVPGFPKANFHDLPEAAFDHTVNKLQGAGISVYCFGSTIMNWAKTVETPFDVTLAEVRRAIPRMQRLNTKFVRIMSFKPKDTETQIPPVVFDRVREVTKMFLDAGLQPVHENCMNYGGMSARHALELLDKVPGLKWVFDTANPVFNPDRVKPQPWPRQDAWEFWTQVRDHVAHIHIKDATWNPAKNDADYNWPGEGQGYVRPILKDAFQRGYRAGVSIEPHLAVVFHDANSKASDDVTYTSFVEYGQRLGKLIGEVKVG; this comes from the coding sequence ATGATACTGATGGGCATTGGCGATGAAGCGGGCGCAAACCTCGATCTGCAAATCAAGGCCACCACCGCGCTGGGCTGGAAACATATTGAAATGCGGGGCGTCGAAGTTCCCGGCTTTCCCAAGGCGAACTTTCATGACCTGCCGGAGGCGGCCTTCGATCACACCGTCAACAAGCTGCAAGGCGCTGGCATCTCCGTCTATTGTTTCGGCTCCACCATCATGAACTGGGCGAAAACCGTCGAAACGCCGTTCGACGTCACCCTCGCCGAGGTCCGCCGCGCCATCCCCCGCATGCAGCGCCTCAACACCAAATTCGTGCGCATCATGAGTTTCAAGCCCAAGGATACGGAAACGCAGATTCCGCCGGTGGTATTCGACCGGGTGCGCGAGGTCACTAAAATGTTTCTCGATGCCGGCCTCCAACCGGTGCATGAGAACTGCATGAATTATGGTGGCATGAGTGCCAGGCACGCGCTGGAATTACTGGACAAGGTGCCAGGGCTCAAGTGGGTCTTTGATACCGCCAACCCCGTCTTCAATCCCGACCGCGTCAAGCCACAACCCTGGCCGCGCCAGGATGCCTGGGAATTCTGGACCCAGGTACGCGATCACGTGGCGCATATCCACATCAAGGATGCCACTTGGAACCCGGCGAAAAATGATGCCGACTACAATTGGCCGGGCGAAGGGCAGGGTTACGTGCGTCCGATTCTCAAGGACGCGTTTCAACGCGGTTACCGGGCAGGCGTCTCCATTGAGCCGCACTTGGCTGTGGTATTTCACGATGCCAACAGCAAGGCCTCCGATGACGTCACCTATACCAGCTTCGTGGAATACGGCCAACGCCTGGGAAAATTGATCGGCGAGGTCAAGGTCGGCTGA
- a CDS encoding Gfo/Idh/MocA family oxidoreductase, whose product MNETINRRSFLKQTALAGVAVSASALLGAPAIVSRRNPNDLIRVAVAGTTSRGLAHLECLTSIPGVEVSHICDVDERAIAVGIKTTLKKQRQEPKGVKDIRQALEDKSLDAITIATPDHWHAPMAIMGLAAGKHVYVEKPCGHNPYEGELLVRAVEKYKGVLQMGNQRRSFPNIQQVIQEIHNGLIGKAYFARAWYMNKRPSIGNGKVEPVPAWLDYELWQGPAPRRPYRSNLVHYNWHWFWHWGTGEALNNGTHEVDVCRWALGVDWPTRVSSNGGRYHYQDDWETPDTQTIAWDYAAGKTISWEGRSCNDYPIEKLSRGVLIYGTEGTALLDSNNYTVFDKKKKIVKEAKEQVANDGTNVLSATGMELDKMHFVNFIEAIRDGKPLNSPIAEAHKSVGMLHVGNMALRVGRTLNCDATNGHVVGDPEAMKLWRREYEPGWEPVV is encoded by the coding sequence ATGAACGAGACCATCAATCGCCGCAGTTTTCTTAAACAAACCGCGCTGGCTGGAGTTGCGGTCAGTGCCAGCGCGCTGCTGGGCGCACCGGCCATCGTTTCCCGGCGCAACCCCAACGACCTCATTCGGGTCGCCGTTGCGGGCACCACCAGCCGGGGCTTGGCGCACCTCGAGTGCCTGACCAGCATCCCCGGCGTGGAGGTTTCCCATATCTGCGACGTGGATGAGCGGGCGATTGCCGTCGGGATCAAGACCACGTTAAAAAAGCAACGGCAGGAACCCAAAGGCGTCAAAGACATTCGCCAAGCGCTGGAAGATAAATCGCTGGACGCCATCACCATCGCCACGCCGGATCACTGGCACGCGCCGATGGCCATCATGGGTTTGGCCGCCGGCAAACATGTCTATGTGGAAAAACCGTGCGGACACAATCCGTATGAAGGGGAACTGCTCGTCCGCGCGGTGGAGAAGTATAAAGGCGTGCTGCAAATGGGCAACCAACGCCGGTCTTTCCCAAACATCCAGCAAGTGATACAGGAGATTCATAATGGACTGATTGGCAAAGCCTATTTCGCCCGGGCCTGGTACATGAACAAGCGCCCCTCCATCGGGAACGGCAAAGTGGAACCGGTGCCCGCCTGGCTGGATTATGAACTGTGGCAAGGTCCGGCCCCACGGCGTCCGTATCGCAGTAACTTGGTTCACTACAACTGGCATTGGTTTTGGCATTGGGGCACGGGGGAAGCCTTGAACAATGGCACGCACGAGGTGGATGTCTGCCGTTGGGCGTTGGGCGTGGATTGGCCCACGCGCGTCAGTTCCAACGGTGGTCGTTATCATTATCAGGATGATTGGGAAACCCCGGACACCCAAACGATTGCCTGGGATTATGCCGCCGGCAAAACCATCTCGTGGGAAGGCCGGAGTTGCAATGATTATCCCATCGAAAAACTTTCGCGCGGCGTGCTGATCTACGGCACGGAAGGCACGGCCCTGCTGGACAGCAATAATTACACGGTCTTTGACAAGAAAAAGAAGATTGTCAAAGAAGCCAAAGAGCAAGTGGCCAACGATGGCACCAACGTCCTTAGCGCCACCGGCATGGAGTTGGACAAAATGCACTTTGTCAACTTCATCGAGGCCATCCGCGATGGCAAACCACTGAATTCCCCGATTGCCGAGGCGCATAAGAGCGTGGGGATGCTGCACGTGGGCAACATGGCTTTGCGCGTTGGCCGCACGCTGAATTGTGACGCCACCAACGGCCACGTAGTCGGCGACCCCGAGGCCATGAAACTCTGGCGCCGCGAATACGAACCCGGCTGGGAACCGGTGGTGTAA
- a CDS encoding SGNH/GDSL hydrolase family protein, with protein sequence MANTKNDLRYQRRKRQLATVVLLVGLALVFLGAMEVVARLMGRQPYQAFPAKISVEPGSQLFRTHPKLGYTHLPGKFTVNLPSGHSFAVTHLTNTLRATHPADWPLVNRPAIWVMGGSYVYGWSLNDAETMPWQLQQRLAGYEVHNFGINGYGTLHSLLQFREFLPQMPKPACVVVDYAYFDDECNTLLRQRCKEVAIYSTLGPTTQPWARLNKAGAVDIFLTPQEYQPWPGQGRSALINVFEDRYCQWEDRWVHSQWVSVALLKQFAAECKKQGIKFVVAGITPGHDNGVVLRACAMAQIHTVDISVNLSAAGSRNVPHSDHPSARTQAEYARKLGDYLCAEVFKAQP encoded by the coding sequence ATGGCAAACACAAAAAATGACCTACGGTACCAGCGCCGCAAACGCCAGTTGGCGACGGTGGTGTTATTGGTTGGGTTGGCCTTGGTTTTTCTGGGGGCGATGGAAGTGGTGGCCCGGTTGATGGGGCGCCAGCCATATCAGGCCTTTCCCGCTAAAATCTCCGTCGAGCCCGGCAGCCAGCTTTTCCGGACGCATCCCAAGCTTGGTTATACCCATCTACCCGGAAAGTTTACCGTCAACTTGCCCAGTGGACATTCCTTCGCGGTGACCCATTTGACCAATACGCTGCGCGCCACCCACCCGGCGGATTGGCCATTGGTGAATCGCCCGGCCATCTGGGTGATGGGGGGATCGTACGTCTATGGCTGGTCGCTGAATGACGCGGAGACGATGCCCTGGCAGTTACAGCAGCGCTTGGCCGGGTATGAAGTCCACAATTTTGGTATCAACGGTTATGGTACGCTGCATTCGCTCCTGCAATTTCGTGAATTTCTTCCGCAAATGCCCAAGCCGGCTTGCGTGGTGGTGGACTACGCCTATTTCGACGATGAATGCAATACGTTGTTGCGTCAGCGTTGCAAGGAGGTGGCGATTTACAGCACGCTGGGGCCAACCACGCAACCATGGGCACGGCTGAACAAGGCGGGGGCGGTGGATATTTTCCTGACGCCGCAGGAATATCAGCCCTGGCCAGGGCAAGGGCGTTCCGCGCTAATCAACGTTTTTGAAGATCGTTACTGCCAGTGGGAGGACCGCTGGGTGCATAGCCAGTGGGTCAGCGTGGCCCTGCTGAAACAATTCGCTGCCGAATGCAAAAAACAAGGCATCAAATTTGTGGTCGCGGGCATCACGCCCGGCCACGACAACGGGGTGGTACTCCGGGCGTGTGCGATGGCCCAGATTCACACCGTGGATATTTCCGTAAACCTTTCTGCGGCGGGTAGCCGCAATGTGCCGCACAGCGATCATCCCAGCGCGCGCACCCAAGCGGAATACGCGCGCAAACTCGGCGATTACCTGTGTGCTGAGGTATTCAAAGCCCAACCGTGA
- a CDS encoding O-antigen ligase family protein produces the protein MLASFTLPKRVLIILVVISVSLVVGYTLANPDSYGSILLLSGLVGVMALPVMIRHYHPLLVVSLSTPVVFNFLPGQLNLWMVMAICGVVITFLNRSLVKLPTSLHVPAISWALVFFIIVTMVTSQLTGGLGFRVTGSAVMGGKRYYYAFAAVFIYFVLASKAIPKDKALLYMCLWLVPAAASFIANIAYLLGPSFYWVFSFLSADSIGFQVAAEQNVAGGIVRWSGIMAFGVNSIFLLLVFCGIEGVLDIKKPWRLMLFLLALGLSLTGGFRGTLVFLTLILSILFFIGGLHRKAVFPMLILTLTVGAIFIVPNATKLPLAMQRTLTVVPGLEVLPEAKWDAEDSKDWRLNMWKLLWPQVPQYMIIGKGFGIDPTEQYLMQESAKRGFASGYEISLVNGDFHNGPLSVLIPLGIFGAFTFLWFSGASLWMLYRNFKYGDPDIKNINAFLFAFFLSKFVFFLTIFGSLTGDLIVFASVAGLGTSLNSGVASKPTLPAYNPAPTSLV, from the coding sequence ATGCTTGCTTCGTTCACTTTGCCCAAGCGCGTGCTAATCATCCTGGTGGTGATTAGTGTGTCGCTCGTGGTCGGCTATACTTTGGCCAATCCAGACTCCTATGGCAGCATTCTGCTGCTTTCCGGGCTCGTTGGCGTAATGGCGTTGCCGGTTATGATCCGTCATTATCATCCGTTGTTGGTGGTCAGCCTCTCCACGCCCGTCGTGTTTAATTTTTTGCCCGGCCAGTTAAACCTATGGATGGTCATGGCGATCTGCGGCGTGGTGATTACGTTCTTAAATCGTTCGCTGGTCAAATTGCCCACCTCTTTGCATGTGCCGGCCATCTCCTGGGCGTTGGTCTTTTTCATCATTGTAACGATGGTTACGTCACAGTTGACTGGCGGATTGGGTTTCCGGGTGACCGGAAGCGCGGTGATGGGGGGCAAACGATATTACTACGCGTTTGCGGCCGTATTCATCTATTTTGTGCTGGCCAGCAAAGCCATCCCAAAAGACAAGGCGCTTTTGTATATGTGCCTCTGGCTGGTGCCCGCCGCCGCTTCGTTTATCGCAAATATTGCGTACCTTTTGGGACCCTCATTCTACTGGGTGTTCTCCTTTCTCTCGGCCGATTCCATTGGTTTTCAAGTGGCGGCGGAGCAAAATGTGGCAGGCGGCATTGTGCGTTGGAGCGGGATCATGGCCTTCGGGGTAAATAGTATCTTTCTGCTCCTGGTTTTCTGTGGAATTGAAGGGGTGCTGGATATCAAGAAACCCTGGCGCCTGATGTTGTTCCTCCTCGCCCTGGGGCTCTCGCTTACCGGCGGATTTCGCGGCACGCTGGTCTTTCTGACGCTGATTCTAAGCATTTTATTTTTCATTGGCGGGTTGCACCGGAAAGCTGTTTTTCCCATGTTAATTTTAACCCTGACCGTCGGGGCGATTTTTATCGTTCCCAACGCCACCAAATTGCCGCTGGCCATGCAACGAACTTTGACGGTGGTCCCGGGCTTGGAGGTGCTCCCGGAGGCGAAGTGGGACGCTGAGGATTCCAAAGACTGGCGGTTGAACATGTGGAAATTATTATGGCCACAAGTGCCGCAATACATGATCATTGGCAAAGGTTTCGGGATTGACCCAACGGAACAATACCTGATGCAAGAGTCGGCGAAACGCGGTTTTGCCAGTGGCTACGAGATTTCGCTAGTCAACGGCGATTTTCATAATGGGCCGCTGTCCGTGCTCATTCCCCTCGGAATATTTGGTGCCTTCACCTTCCTTTGGTTCAGTGGCGCCTCCCTGTGGATGCTATACCGGAACTTTAAGTATGGCGATCCGGACATCAAAAACATCAACGCGTTTTTGTTCGCCTTTTTTCTCAGCAAATTCGTCTTCTTTCTGACCATCTTTGGGTCGCTGACCGGGGATTTGATTGTGTTTGCCTCAGTGGCTGGTTTGGGCACCAGCCTGAATAGTGGCGTGGCCTCCAAACCAACTCTGCCCGCGTATAACCCTGCTCCCACCAGTTTGGTTTAA